The following proteins are co-located in the Arcobacter sp. LA11 genome:
- the dsbD gene encoding protein-disulfide reductase DsbD, which produces MIKKILLFLFCSIFAFAVEQNFLEPEEAFKPKFEESKDKIIFNLELGKDIYLYDEKLKVFISKPEKIDISKEVNLPKPIPYEIWQVHFDDLKIDIPFSLIQSKTKASDVEIEVQFQGCSKAGLCYAPMSQMKTINFSDVVVEEKKEVEKATPIAQNETDVIAGTLKNGSFFLVLATFFGFGLLLSLTPCVFPMIPILSSIIVKAGDSGNLTASKGFFLSLVYVLAMSVAYTIAGVLAGLFGANLQVALQNPYVLVVFAAIFVALAFSMFGYFKLELPQSIQNKVNKTTDGKENQGIAGIAIMGFLSALIVGPCVAPPLAGALVYIGQTGDAFLGGAALFVMSLGMGAPLLLIGLGAGKYMPKPGGWMDSVSKIFGIVMLAVAVWMLDRVLSANIVMYLWALLFIGAALYLKVFEHIIARLITTVILIYGVLVFVGAVSGASNPLDPLSKLTSKTVVGQVDTSKLKWNYVKTNAQIDAAVKASSKPVMLDFYADWCISCKELEGITFKDPKVLAKLNEFTLIKADVTKNTDDDKAMQKRFSVVGPPALIFWDKDNKEIKSSQIVGYKNAEDFLKIVNKHF; this is translated from the coding sequence ATGATTAAAAAGATACTATTATTTTTATTTTGTTCGATTTTTGCTTTTGCCGTTGAGCAAAATTTTTTAGAACCAGAAGAGGCTTTTAAACCAAAGTTTGAAGAGAGTAAAGATAAGATAATATTTAATTTAGAATTAGGAAAAGATATTTATCTTTATGATGAAAAGCTTAAAGTATTCATATCAAAACCTGAAAAAATCGATATCTCTAAAGAAGTAAATTTACCTAAACCTATTCCTTATGAAATTTGGCAAGTTCATTTTGATGATTTAAAAATTGATATTCCTTTTTCTTTAATTCAATCAAAAACTAAAGCTTCAGATGTAGAAATAGAAGTTCAATTTCAAGGATGTTCAAAAGCTGGACTTTGTTATGCACCAATGAGTCAGATGAAAACAATTAATTTCTCAGATGTAGTTGTTGAAGAAAAAAAAGAAGTTGAAAAAGCAACACCTATTGCTCAAAATGAAACTGATGTAATTGCTGGTACACTTAAAAATGGAAGTTTCTTTTTAGTGCTAGCTACGTTTTTTGGGTTTGGTTTATTACTTTCATTAACTCCTTGTGTTTTTCCTATGATTCCTATTCTTTCTTCAATTATTGTAAAAGCTGGAGATAGTGGAAACTTAACTGCTTCAAAAGGTTTTTTCTTATCTTTAGTATATGTTTTAGCAATGTCTGTTGCGTATACGATAGCAGGAGTTTTAGCAGGTTTATTTGGTGCAAACTTACAAGTAGCACTTCAAAATCCTTACGTATTAGTTGTATTTGCAGCTATTTTTGTTGCTCTTGCTTTTTCAATGTTTGGATATTTTAAACTTGAACTTCCTCAAAGTATACAAAACAAAGTAAATAAAACAACAGATGGAAAAGAAAACCAAGGAATTGCAGGAATTGCAATTATGGGATTCTTATCAGCACTTATCGTTGGTCCTTGTGTTGCTCCTCCACTTGCAGGTGCTTTAGTTTATATTGGACAAACAGGAGATGCCTTCTTAGGTGGAGCTGCTTTATTTGTGATGAGTTTGGGAATGGGAGCACCACTATTATTAATAGGTCTTGGAGCTGGAAAATATATGCCAAAACCTGGTGGATGGATGGACTCTGTATCAAAAATCTTTGGTATAGTGATGCTTGCAGTTGCAGTTTGGATGCTAGATAGAGTACTAAGTGCAAATATTGTGATGTATTTATGGGCATTGTTATTTATTGGGGCTGCTTTATATTTAAAAGTATTTGAACATATTATTGCAAGACTTATTACAACAGTGATTTTAATTTATGGAGTTTTAGTATTTGTTGGAGCAGTAAGTGGAGCTTCAAATCCGCTTGACCCTTTAAGTAAATTAACTTCTAAAACTGTAGTTGGGCAAGTAGATACTTCAAAATTAAAATGGAATTATGTAAAAACAAATGCCCAAATTGATGCAGCTGTAAAAGCTTCAAGTAAACCTGTGATGTTAGACTTCTATGCTGATTGGTGTATCTCTTGTAAAGAGTTAGAAGGAATTACTTTTAAAGATCCAAAAGTTCTTGCAAAGTTAAATGAATTTACTTTAATTAAAGCAGATGTTACAAAAAATACAGATGATGATAAAGCTATGCAAAAGAGATTTAGTGTAGTTGGTCCTCCTGCGTTGATTTTTTGGGATAAAGATAATAAAGAAATTAAATCTTCTCAAATAGTTGGATATAAAAATGCAGAAGATTTTCTAAAAATAGTAAATAAACATTTTTAA
- a CDS encoding co-chaperone YbbN — protein sequence MKKVLIGLIFSFISLFAFEHLETNNIDEKLKGKNAIVDFYATWCPPCKVLAKNLILFDKVKPADVVIYKIDIDEYMNLAKKYNVRSLPTLIYFKDGKVIAKEVGIKDVNQLAANSMKYFK from the coding sequence ATGAAAAAGGTATTAATAGGTTTAATCTTTAGTTTTATATCACTATTTGCATTTGAACATTTAGAAACAAATAATATTGACGAAAAATTAAAAGGTAAAAATGCAATTGTAGATTTTTATGCAACTTGGTGTCCTCCATGTAAAGTTTTAGCAAAAAATTTAATACTATTTGATAAAGTTAAACCAGCAGATGTAGTTATTTATAAAATTGATATTGACGAATATATGAATTTAGCGAAAAAATATAATGTTAGAAGTCTACCCACATTGATTTATTTTAAAGATGGAAAAGTTATAGCTAAAGAAGTTGGAATAAAAGATGTTAATCAACTAGCTGCAAATTCTATGAAATATTTTAAATAA
- a CDS encoding rhodanese-like domain-containing protein: MNKLIDLPPKSVEYMGNDNIVMIDVRRPEEWKATGVIKNAHKMTFFDMFGNCDVPGWLNDFEKIVTSKEQQFILICAHANRTRTIGNFLIQNHGYTNVTHLEGGMALWLDEGREVIFD; this comes from the coding sequence ATGAATAAATTAATAGATTTACCACCTAAAAGTGTTGAATATATGGGAAATGATAATATCGTTATGATTGATGTTAGAAGACCAGAAGAATGGAAAGCAACTGGAGTTATAAAAAATGCTCATAAAATGACTTTTTTTGATATGTTTGGTAACTGTGATGTTCCTGGTTGGCTAAATGATTTTGAAAAAATTGTTACATCAAAAGAACAACAATTTATTTTAATATGTGCACATGCAAATAGAACACGTACAATAGGTAATTTTCTAATTCAAAACCACGGATATACAAATGTCACACATTTAGAAGGTGGTATGGCTTTATGGTTAGATGAAGGAAGAGAAGTTATTTTTGATTAA
- a CDS encoding EAL domain-containing protein, translating to MNNKIFLKIGAVLVSIILIYILFTTFVISPKISTYLIDLETKQAKTQLDRISAIVDSKEEYLKDFKKARTAEHKDEIRNISLIAYNIINNYYQMYKSGAITREEAIKYFFETVSQIEYGHEDDYIFILDEKGKLVFHPDKKFNKKNIYYTADANGKLFVGELIHNSMKNSETFTRYSWSKLNSNFISEKIVHSVYFEPLGFIISSGVYIENIKQELEKEKKKVILELSPLIKSIILGEMGYIFILNGKDELLIHQDKNLVGKNVSNIKEQGTDKFIVDSLKSAYKNKKSWNYKWNKPDDLKNYSYEKIAWINHNDFFDWYIVSSIYKKDLELKSQEINGMIINVSLLILIILIFIAMLFIKKLLKPITILSKNANLVKEGNFEVRNNIDTNDELGLLGNQFDKMLDYIEKNTRDLEYKVEARTAEIKHKLYYDELTGLKNRESLRLDLEKEEFTALSLIDIEGFDDINELYGFDVGNEILIKVMKMLKGFSSVNNQSLYRLNSDVFAILDTNITSFMSYDKVLEEIQEIFKQEIHIDSLDIDIYLYVTIGTSISQSDSIKSANIALKKAKQSSVKYTVYNKEIDTKDNIKKTMYWREKIKTAIEEDKIIPFYQAIYNNKDEIIKYEALMRILDEVDGKPYYLSPGTFFEVAIKTKQYFKLNQLVIEKSFRNIDKLGKDLSINISFADVLNLEFIEFIDKEIKKLTKNQREKVVFEILESDFVSDYEMLDNFIFEYREKGIRIAIDDFGTGFSNFSHILKIKPDYIKIDGSLIKEIDIDPNSYEMVKSIVNFSKSLGITTIAEFIHSKEVYEIVKELEIDEFQGYYLGEPEPLIK from the coding sequence ATGAATAATAAAATATTTTTAAAAATAGGAGCTGTACTAGTTTCAATTATTTTAATATATATATTATTTACAACATTTGTAATATCTCCAAAAATATCTACTTATTTAATAGATTTAGAAACAAAACAAGCTAAAACTCAACTAGATAGAATTAGTGCAATTGTTGATTCTAAAGAAGAGTACTTAAAAGACTTTAAAAAAGCTAGAACTGCAGAACATAAAGATGAAATACGTAATATATCCCTAATTGCTTATAATATTATAAATAACTATTATCAGATGTATAAAAGTGGAGCAATAACAAGAGAAGAAGCAATAAAATATTTCTTTGAAACAGTATCTCAAATAGAGTATGGGCATGAGGATGATTATATTTTTATTTTAGATGAAAAAGGTAAATTAGTATTTCATCCAGATAAAAAATTTAATAAAAAAAACATATATTATACTGCTGATGCAAATGGAAAACTATTTGTAGGTGAATTAATTCATAATAGTATGAAAAACTCTGAAACTTTTACTAGGTATTCTTGGTCAAAATTAAATAGTAATTTTATCTCTGAAAAAATCGTACATAGTGTTTATTTTGAACCTTTAGGTTTTATAATATCATCTGGTGTTTATATAGAAAATATTAAGCAAGAATTAGAAAAAGAAAAAAAGAAAGTTATATTAGAATTAAGTCCCTTGATTAAATCAATTATATTAGGTGAGATGGGATATATTTTTATATTAAATGGAAAAGATGAACTATTAATTCATCAAGACAAAAATTTAGTAGGTAAAAATGTATCTAATATAAAAGAACAAGGTACTGATAAATTTATAGTGGATAGTTTAAAAAGTGCATATAAAAATAAAAAGTCTTGGAATTACAAATGGAATAAACCTGATGATTTGAAGAATTATTCTTATGAAAAAATTGCATGGATAAATCATAATGACTTTTTTGATTGGTATATTGTATCTTCAATCTATAAAAAAGATTTAGAATTGAAATCTCAAGAAATAAATGGGATGATAATAAATGTTTCTCTTTTAATTCTTATAATTTTAATATTTATTGCAATGCTTTTTATAAAAAAACTATTGAAACCAATTACTATTTTATCTAAAAATGCAAATTTAGTAAAAGAGGGTAATTTTGAAGTTCGAAATAATATTGATACAAATGATGAACTAGGTCTCTTAGGTAATCAGTTCGATAAAATGCTTGATTACATAGAAAAAAATACTAGAGATTTAGAATACAAAGTTGAGGCCAGAACAGCTGAAATAAAACATAAACTATATTATGATGAGCTAACGGGATTGAAAAATAGAGAATCTTTGAGATTAGATTTAGAAAAAGAAGAGTTTACTGCTTTAAGTTTGATAGATATTGAAGGGTTTGATGATATTAATGAATTATATGGATTTGATGTTGGAAATGAAATTTTAATAAAAGTAATGAAGATGTTAAAAGGTTTTTCTTCTGTAAATAACCAATCTTTATATAGATTAAATTCTGATGTTTTTGCGATTTTAGATACAAATATTACTTCTTTTATGTCTTATGATAAAGTCTTAGAAGAAATTCAAGAGATATTCAAACAAGAGATTCATATTGATAGTTTAGATATTGATATTTATTTATATGTAACTATTGGAACTTCTATTTCTCAATCAGATTCAATCAAAAGTGCAAATATCGCTTTAAAAAAAGCAAAACAATCTAGTGTAAAATATACAGTATATAATAAAGAAATAGATACAAAAGATAATATTAAAAAAACAATGTATTGGCGAGAGAAAATAAAAACAGCTATAGAAGAAGATAAGATAATACCTTTTTATCAAGCAATATATAATAATAAAGATGAAATTATAAAATATGAAGCATTGATGAGGATATTAGATGAAGTTGATGGCAAACCTTATTATTTGTCTCCTGGGACTTTTTTTGAGGTAGCTATAAAAACAAAACAATATTTTAAATTAAATCAATTAGTAATAGAAAAATCTTTTAGAAATATTGATAAATTAGGTAAAGACTTATCAATAAATATTAGTTTTGCAGATGTTCTAAATCTTGAATTTATTGAATTTATAGATAAAGAGATAAAAAAATTAACAAAAAACCAAAGAGAAAAAGTTGTATTTGAAATTTTAGAAAGTGATTTTGTATCAGATTACGAGATGTTAGATAATTTTATTTTTGAATATAGAGAAAAAGGAATTAGAATTGCAATTGATGATTTTGGAACAGGTTTTTCAAATTTTTCACATATTTTAAAAATAAAACCAGATTATATAAAAATAGATGGTTCTTTAATTAAAGAGATAGATATTGATCCAAATTCTTATGAGATGGTTAAATCTATTGTAAACTTTTCAAAATCATTAGGTATTACTACTATTGCAGAATTTATTCATTCTAAAGAAGTATATGAGATAGTAAAAGAATTAGAGATTGATGAATTTCAAGGTTATTATTTAGGTGAACCTGAACCATTAATCAAATAA
- a CDS encoding phosphatidylserine decarboxylase: MHITNTISQIFGKFAKTKFPSFIQKFINNTYVKSLGLDMSEFRNAKFYNSLNDLFTRELAISRQIDESEETFISPTDSYITQCGKIKEELLLQIKGMEYSVEEMLTYNCANNFEKVNNGSYMNFYLSPKDYHRYHAPIDFKINKLIHVPGKLYPVNIKYLNKQLDLFIENERVILECVHNEKLFYMVFVGALNVGQMVFTFEPKVETNTDVRDIQIYEYEDKEVKKGDCLGYFKMGSTVVMVWEENFVELEDLLNNSVKFGQVIAKKY; this comes from the coding sequence ATGCACATTACAAATACCATTTCACAAATTTTTGGGAAGTTTGCCAAAACAAAATTTCCATCATTTATTCAGAAATTCATTAATAACACTTACGTAAAAAGTTTAGGTTTAGATATGAGTGAATTTAGAAATGCAAAATTTTACAACTCATTAAATGATCTATTTACTAGAGAATTAGCCATATCAAGACAAATAGATGAAAGTGAAGAAACGTTTATTTCTCCAACTGATAGTTATATTACTCAATGTGGAAAAATAAAAGAAGAGTTACTTCTTCAAATAAAAGGAATGGAATATTCAGTTGAAGAGATGTTGACATATAATTGTGCTAATAATTTTGAAAAAGTTAACAACGGTTCTTATATGAATTTTTATTTATCTCCAAAGGATTATCATAGATATCATGCTCCAATTGATTTTAAAATAAATAAACTTATTCATGTTCCAGGAAAACTTTATCCTGTTAATATAAAATATTTAAATAAACAACTTGACCTTTTTATCGAAAATGAAAGAGTTATTTTAGAGTGTGTTCATAATGAAAAACTTTTTTATATGGTTTTTGTAGGAGCACTAAATGTAGGACAAATGGTATTTACATTTGAACCTAAAGTTGAGACTAACACAGATGTAAGAGATATCCAAATTTATGAGTATGAAGATAAAGAAGTTAAAAAAGGTGACTGCTTAGGTTACTTTAAAATGGGTTCTACAGTTGTAATGGTTTGGGAAGAAAACTTTGTAGAATTGGAAGATTTGCTAAATAATTCAGTAAAATTTGGTCAAGTTATAGCAAAAAAATATTGA
- a CDS encoding murein transglycosylase A codes for MKSLSIITILFIILFTGCSQKEPLKLETLKGISKAKVKKVDIKDIEGFYEDDLSLAFDVFKKDCKRAKRYELFKDICLKAESFLNPSQFFSENFTAYELYNNNGTNNGLITGYYEPLLQGSRIKSEKYKYPVYKVPKDMYPIDLSAAYPELKKYRRLRGKLVNGKIVAYDDRAQLNKRTDLEPIVYVDDEIDLFFLQIQGSGKVALDTGETINVGYANQNGHKYFAIGRALLKEGVLKKTGASLQGIKKYLKQNPHRVEEILNKNKSYIFFIENKKSATGALGTELTAGRNLAVDRRYIPLGMPVFINTKSSVSQEKINRLMVAADVGGAIKGEIRADFFFGNGSDAELQAGGMKEKGKLTILVPNE; via the coding sequence ATGAAATCTCTTTCTATTATTACAATACTATTTATTATATTATTTACAGGATGTTCTCAAAAGGAACCTCTTAAATTAGAAACTTTAAAAGGTATATCTAAAGCAAAGGTAAAAAAAGTTGATATAAAAGATATTGAAGGTTTTTATGAAGATGATTTATCATTAGCTTTTGATGTGTTTAAAAAAGATTGTAAAAGAGCAAAAAGATATGAACTCTTTAAAGATATTTGTTTAAAAGCCGAAAGTTTTTTAAATCCATCTCAATTTTTTAGTGAAAATTTTACTGCCTATGAATTATATAACAATAATGGTACAAACAATGGTTTAATAACTGGGTATTACGAACCTTTATTACAAGGAAGTAGAATTAAAAGTGAAAAATATAAATACCCTGTTTATAAAGTACCAAAAGATATGTATCCTATAGATTTAAGTGCTGCCTATCCTGAGTTAAAAAAATATAGAAGATTAAGAGGAAAGCTAGTAAATGGAAAAATAGTTGCATATGATGATAGAGCACAGTTAAATAAGAGAACAGATTTAGAGCCTATTGTTTATGTTGATGATGAAATAGATTTATTCTTTTTACAAATACAAGGTTCAGGAAAAGTTGCTTTAGATACTGGTGAAACTATAAATGTAGGATATGCAAATCAAAATGGACATAAATATTTTGCAATTGGTAGGGCACTTTTAAAAGAGGGTGTTTTAAAGAAAACTGGAGCTTCCTTACAAGGGATTAAAAAGTATTTAAAACAGAATCCACATAGAGTAGAAGAGATTTTAAACAAAAACAAAAGTTATATTTTCTTTATTGAAAATAAAAAAAGTGCAACAGGAGCACTGGGAACAGAATTAACTGCTGGAAGAAACCTTGCTGTTGATAGAAGATATATTCCTCTTGGAATGCCTGTATTTATTAATACAAAGAGTTCAGTATCTCAAGAAAAAATTAATAGGTTGATGGTTGCTGCTGATGTTGGTGGAGCTATTAAAGGTGAAATAAGAGCAGATTTTTTCTTTGGAAATGGTAGTGATGCTGAACTTCAAGCTGGTGGAATGAAGGAAAAAGGTAAACTTACAATTTTAGTACCAAATGAGTAA